Proteins encoded by one window of Synechococcus sp. MVIR-18-1:
- a CDS encoding dihydrolipoamide acetyltransferase family protein, producing MATHDIFMPALSSTMTEGKIVEWLKQPGDKVGRGESVLVVESDKADMDVESFQEGYLAAVLMPAGSTAPVGETIGLIVETEAEIADAKAKAPTAAPSAAPTASAAAAPAAPAPPAAPVAPAPVAAPAPVPAPVAAPAPVSAPAAAPVSNGRLIVSPRARKLASQMGVDLARLRGTGPNGRIQAEDVEKAAGRPVTPPRVGEGTSAAAVAGAAGAASPSAPAGNSFGAPGDTVAFNTLQAAVNRNMEASLAVPCFRVGYTITTDKLDAFYKQVKPKGVTMTALLAKAVAVTLARHPQVNAATTASGMSYPAEVNVAVAVAMEDGGLITPVLRNADRTDLYELSRQWGDLVKRSRSKQLQPEEYSTGTFTLSNLGMFGVDRFDAILPPGTGAILAVAASRPTVVAGKDGSIAVKRQMQVNLTADHRVIYGADGAAFLKDLAELIDTRPESLAL from the coding sequence TTGGCAACCCACGACATTTTTATGCCTGCCCTCAGCTCCACCATGACGGAGGGCAAAATCGTGGAGTGGCTCAAACAGCCCGGAGACAAGGTGGGGCGAGGCGAATCCGTTCTCGTTGTTGAATCAGATAAAGCCGATATGGATGTGGAGTCCTTTCAGGAGGGCTACCTGGCTGCTGTGTTGATGCCTGCGGGGAGCACGGCCCCCGTGGGTGAAACCATCGGCTTGATTGTGGAGACGGAAGCGGAAATTGCTGACGCGAAGGCCAAAGCCCCAACCGCAGCCCCTTCCGCCGCACCGACAGCCTCAGCCGCTGCAGCACCTGCTGCTCCAGCGCCCCCAGCTGCGCCTGTTGCCCCCGCTCCTGTGGCGGCCCCCGCTCCCGTCCCCGCTCCTGTGGCGGCCCCCGCTCCCGTCTCCGCTCCTGCTGCTGCACCCGTGAGCAACGGACGGTTGATCGTGAGCCCCCGTGCCCGCAAGTTGGCCTCCCAAATGGGTGTGGATCTTGCCCGTCTGCGCGGTACTGGCCCCAATGGTCGTATCCAGGCGGAAGACGTTGAAAAGGCGGCCGGTCGTCCGGTTACGCCACCAAGAGTGGGTGAAGGCACGTCGGCCGCTGCCGTGGCTGGTGCTGCTGGAGCGGCTTCACCGTCGGCTCCTGCTGGCAACAGTTTCGGTGCTCCTGGCGACACCGTGGCCTTCAACACCCTTCAGGCGGCCGTGAACCGCAATATGGAAGCGAGCTTGGCGGTGCCCTGCTTCCGCGTTGGATACACGATCACCACCGACAAGCTCGATGCGTTTTACAAGCAGGTGAAGCCCAAAGGCGTCACGATGACGGCTCTGCTTGCCAAAGCCGTGGCCGTGACTTTGGCCCGGCATCCCCAGGTGAATGCCGCCACCACGGCCTCTGGCATGAGCTATCCCGCTGAGGTGAATGTGGCTGTCGCTGTGGCGATGGAAGACGGCGGATTAATTACGCCTGTGTTGCGCAATGCCGATCGCACCGATCTGTATGAGTTGTCGCGTCAGTGGGGGGATCTGGTGAAGCGTTCCCGCAGTAAGCAGCTTCAGCCGGAGGAATACAGCACCGGCACGTTCACCCTCTCCAACCTTGGAATGTTTGGAGTGGATCGCTTTGATGCCATCCTGCCCCCAGGCACCGGCGCGATCCTTGCTGTTGCTGCGTCTCGTCCCACTGTGGTGGCTGGCAAAGACGGCTCGATCGCTGTGAAACGGCAGATGCAGGTGAACCTCACCGCCGATCACCGCGTGATTTATGGCGCCGATGGTGCTGCCTTCCTGAAGGATCTGGCGGAGCTCATCGATACGCGTCCGGAGAGCTTGGCTCTGTAA
- a CDS encoding APC family permease — protein sequence MFAAELFSRLIGRALPRAQAAHERLPNLQALPILSSDALSSVAYATEASLGVLILAGSSALKQSLPITLAIIALIVIVVLSYRQAISAYPNGGGSYVVARENLGRNVSLVAAAALLIDYTLTAAVSLMAGTQALSSLLPSLLPHELSLSLLLLALVGWANLRGIREAGRVFAIPTYVFVVMILLLTLVGVADLSFQHGWTPEPPPLEAALQPLGLFLILRAFSSGCSAMTGIEAISTGVQVFREPAARNARVTLLVMGGLLAAMLLAVTGLGFMYGIAPDSQVTVLAQIGIRVFGSGSILFWLLQLSTLLILVLAANTAFAGFPLLAAMLAEDRCLPPQMRWLGDRLVYQNGIGVLLAVSALIIWICHGDTTVAVNLYALGVFTAFTLSQLGLVLHWWRLRGPGWQGRMALNALGALSTFLVLLVIIVSKFTEGAWTVVIALPLVVWGLALIRRRFREVQRLIAPDPCMEPLFLEPNAALPSHHAIVWLAGLNQPSFEAVRYACSIADQVTAVMVVVDQDEAGQLSQEWDRLAGSDTGALEFKLLESPFSSLLKPFCDFVVEHEQLHPEQCTTVVMPFAIPRDHLDQTLLNQRAFNLFRALSDGKSRVFSMVRYYIPTAGDRADFVPAAWADVVVEPDHG from the coding sequence GTGTTTGCTGCTGAGTTGTTTTCACGCCTGATCGGACGAGCATTGCCGCGGGCTCAAGCAGCCCACGAGCGACTTCCCAACCTGCAGGCTCTGCCGATCCTGTCGTCGGATGCACTCTCCTCCGTGGCCTATGCCACAGAGGCCTCCCTCGGTGTGCTCATCCTGGCGGGGAGTTCGGCCCTCAAGCAATCCCTCCCGATCACCCTGGCGATCATCGCTTTGATCGTGATTGTGGTGCTGTCGTACCGGCAGGCGATCTCCGCCTATCCCAATGGCGGCGGTTCTTATGTGGTGGCTCGAGAAAACTTGGGACGCAATGTGAGCCTCGTGGCCGCTGCAGCCCTTTTGATCGACTACACCCTGACGGCTGCCGTGAGCTTGATGGCTGGAACTCAGGCTCTGTCGTCTCTGCTGCCCTCCTTGCTGCCCCATGAGCTGTCGTTGTCACTCCTGCTTCTGGCCCTGGTGGGTTGGGCCAACTTGCGCGGCATTCGTGAGGCGGGGAGAGTTTTTGCGATTCCCACCTACGTTTTTGTGGTGATGATCCTGCTGCTCACCCTTGTTGGGGTGGCCGATCTCAGCTTTCAACATGGCTGGACCCCTGAGCCGCCGCCTCTGGAGGCCGCTTTGCAGCCCCTAGGGCTGTTTTTGATCTTGCGGGCGTTCAGCTCTGGCTGTTCGGCGATGACAGGGATTGAGGCCATTTCCACTGGCGTGCAGGTGTTTCGTGAACCCGCGGCGCGCAATGCTCGCGTGACGCTGCTTGTGATGGGTGGTTTGCTCGCAGCGATGCTCTTGGCCGTGACTGGCTTGGGCTTCATGTACGGCATTGCGCCGGATTCTCAAGTCACCGTTTTGGCCCAGATCGGCATTCGCGTGTTTGGCAGCGGCAGCATCCTGTTTTGGTTGCTCCAACTCTCCACCCTGTTGATTTTGGTGTTGGCCGCCAATACGGCCTTTGCAGGATTTCCTCTCCTTGCAGCGATGCTTGCCGAAGACCGGTGCCTGCCGCCGCAGATGCGTTGGTTGGGAGATCGCTTGGTGTATCAGAACGGCATTGGCGTTTTGCTGGCTGTCTCGGCATTGATCATTTGGATCTGCCATGGAGACACCACCGTGGCGGTGAACTTGTATGCCCTTGGCGTGTTCACGGCGTTCACGCTGTCCCAGCTGGGATTGGTGCTGCATTGGTGGCGGTTGCGTGGACCGGGCTGGCAGGGGCGGATGGCTCTGAATGCCTTGGGTGCCCTCTCCACGTTCTTGGTGTTGTTGGTGATCATCGTGAGCAAGTTCACGGAAGGCGCCTGGACGGTGGTGATTGCACTGCCCCTGGTGGTGTGGGGTCTCGCCTTGATTCGCAGGCGCTTTCGGGAGGTGCAGCGTTTAATCGCGCCTGACCCGTGTATGGAGCCACTGTTTTTAGAGCCGAATGCAGCGTTGCCAAGCCATCACGCCATCGTTTGGCTTGCTGGTCTTAACCAGCCGTCCTTTGAAGCCGTGCGTTACGCCTGTTCGATTGCCGATCAGGTCACGGCTGTGATGGTGGTGGTTGATCAAGATGAAGCTGGTCAACTCAGCCAGGAATGGGATCGTCTAGCGGGGTCTGATACCGGGGCCTTGGAGTTCAAATTGCTTGAGAGCCCATTTAGCTCGCTCCTGAAGCCCTTTTGTGATTTTGTTGTTGAGCATGAGCAGCTTCATCCTGAGCAGTGCACAACGGTTGTGATGCCATTCGCTATCCCGAGGGATCACTTGGATCAAACCCTTCTTAACCAGAGGGCTTTCAACCTGTTTAGGGCTCTTTCAGATGGCAAAAGTCGAGTGTTTTCGATGGTGAGGTATTACATCCCGACGGCTGGGGATCGAGCTGACTTCGTACCGGCAGCATGGGCTGATGTTGTGGTGGAGCCAGATCATGGCTGA
- the queA gene encoding tRNA preQ1(34) S-adenosylmethionine ribosyltransferase-isomerase QueA, producing MMADSRDLQLSSYDYLLPEERIAQAPVEPRHDARLLVVPPAERSLSELRHQRVWDWQQELQPGDLLVVNDTRVLKARLRVRRSGGGLGELLVLEPRGEGRWLCLARPAKRMQPGDQLWLEALEQEPLPLAVLASDAASGGRIVQFPAECADALALEGLLERYGEVPLPPYITRHDSSDQERYQTRYATRPGAVAAPTAGLHLSDALLAAIAKRGVSMANVTLHVGLGTFRPVETEDLTDLTLHSEWVEVRSEVVEAVSACRARGGRVIAVGTTSVRALEAAAAAGGGSLQPLKGPVDLVIQPGYRFQVVQGLLTNFHLPKSSLLLLVSALIGRDQLLQIYDAAIEEMYRFYSYGDAMWIAPEAVLFDARPEGAA from the coding sequence ATCATGGCTGACTCACGCGATCTCCAGCTCAGCTCGTATGACTACCTTCTACCTGAAGAAAGGATTGCGCAGGCGCCGGTGGAGCCGCGGCACGATGCGCGCCTGTTGGTGGTGCCCCCTGCAGAGCGTTCCCTGTCCGAGCTGAGGCACCAACGCGTCTGGGACTGGCAGCAGGAGTTACAACCTGGCGATCTGTTGGTGGTGAATGACACCCGCGTCCTGAAGGCACGTCTTCGGGTGCGGCGCAGTGGCGGAGGTTTGGGTGAATTGCTCGTGCTCGAGCCCCGGGGCGAGGGGCGGTGGCTGTGTTTAGCGAGGCCTGCTAAACGCATGCAGCCTGGTGACCAGCTTTGGCTTGAGGCCTTGGAGCAAGAACCGCTGCCCTTAGCCGTGCTGGCGAGCGATGCGGCCAGCGGAGGTCGGATCGTGCAGTTCCCCGCGGAATGCGCGGATGCGCTTGCCCTGGAAGGACTGTTGGAGCGCTACGGAGAAGTGCCGCTTCCGCCTTACATCACACGGCATGACAGCTCTGATCAAGAGCGGTATCAAACCCGTTACGCCACGCGTCCAGGAGCGGTCGCCGCTCCGACGGCGGGACTGCATCTCAGCGATGCCTTGCTTGCAGCGATTGCAAAGCGAGGAGTTTCAATGGCTAATGTCACCCTGCATGTTGGCTTGGGCACGTTTCGGCCCGTGGAAACAGAAGATCTGACCGACCTCACCTTGCACAGTGAATGGGTGGAGGTGCGCTCTGAGGTGGTGGAGGCGGTGTCGGCCTGTCGAGCGCGAGGCGGCCGGGTGATTGCGGTGGGTACAACAAGCGTGCGCGCACTGGAGGCTGCAGCTGCTGCGGGTGGAGGGAGTTTGCAGCCCTTGAAGGGCCCCGTGGACCTAGTGATTCAGCCCGGCTATCGCTTCCAGGTGGTGCAGGGTTTACTCACGAACTTTCACTTGCCTAAGAGCTCCCTTTTGTTGCTCGTGAGTGCATTAATTGGTCGCGACCAGTTGCTCCAGATCTATGACGCAGCGATCGAGGAGATGTATCGCTTCTATTCCTATGGAGATGCCATGTGGATTGCTCCTGAGGCGGTGCTTTTTGATGCACGCCCTGAAGGAGCGGCCTAA
- the cysK gene encoding cysteine synthase A → MSRVYADNSQAIGNTPLVRLNHVTKGCKATVLAKIEGRNPAYSVKCRIGANMIWDAEKRGVLSEGKTIVEPTSGNTGIALAFTAAARGYKLILTMPESMSIERRRVMAVLGAELILTEAAKGMPGAIAKAKEIADSDPAKYFMPGQFDNPANPEIHEKTTGPEIWNDCDGAIDVFVAGVGTGGTITGVSRYIKQQKGKAITSVAVEPSHSPVITQTMNGESLKPGPHKIQGIGAGFIPKNLDLSVVDRVEQVTNEESIEMALRLAQEEGLLVGISCGAAAAAAIRLAKLDEFAGKTIVVVLPDLAERYLSSVMFADVPTGIIEQPVPA, encoded by the coding sequence ATGTCCCGCGTCTACGCCGACAACAGCCAAGCCATCGGCAACACCCCTCTCGTTCGCCTCAACCACGTCACCAAGGGTTGCAAGGCAACCGTTTTGGCCAAAATCGAAGGCCGCAACCCCGCCTACAGCGTGAAGTGCAGGATCGGCGCCAACATGATTTGGGACGCTGAAAAGCGTGGCGTTCTCTCCGAAGGGAAAACCATCGTGGAGCCCACCTCAGGCAACACAGGCATTGCCCTGGCCTTCACTGCCGCGGCTCGTGGTTACAAGCTGATCCTCACGATGCCGGAATCGATGTCGATCGAACGGCGACGGGTGATGGCCGTGCTTGGCGCCGAACTGATTCTCACGGAAGCCGCCAAGGGCATGCCTGGCGCCATCGCTAAGGCCAAGGAAATTGCCGATAGCGATCCTGCCAAGTACTTCATGCCTGGGCAGTTTGATAATCCCGCCAACCCAGAGATCCACGAGAAGACCACAGGTCCTGAGATCTGGAATGACTGCGATGGAGCGATCGATGTCTTTGTTGCCGGCGTTGGTACCGGTGGCACCATCACCGGTGTCTCGCGTTACATCAAGCAGCAAAAGGGCAAGGCCATCACCTCGGTTGCCGTTGAGCCAAGCCACAGCCCTGTGATCACCCAAACCATGAATGGTGAGTCTCTCAAGCCAGGTCCACACAAAATTCAAGGCATCGGCGCTGGCTTCATTCCCAAGAATCTCGATCTCTCCGTGGTCGATCGCGTGGAGCAAGTCACCAATGAGGAGTCGATCGAAATGGCCCTGCGTCTGGCCCAGGAAGAAGGCCTTTTGGTAGGAATTTCTTGTGGCGCCGCGGCCGCAGCGGCCATTCGCCTCGCCAAGCTGGATGAATTTGCTGGCAAAACAATCGTGGTGGTTCTGCCTGACCTCGCCGAGCGCTATTTGTCTTCAGTGATGTTCGCCGATGTGCCCACCGGCATCATCGAACAGCCCGTTCCTGCCTGA
- a CDS encoding PLP-dependent transferase, which yields MSPRDLLRNPCWQGEDLGHPLPDSTHAVSVALPRWRDVIAYEDNDPQCRSQLRAFYPRFALHPLVAEVAQQALAMLPTGMCSAGSSAWPYPNAAAAQLAQHHCQSQAPGASTQIVDQLGLSVLITNADASPHAKAFWQHAGLGASSRRAAISLNKEAAPAAASAEQAKALVIERLAAIYGCDTQQLSLHPSGMAALHTALQSVTALRPGRPTLQIGFPYVDVLKLPQVVFAGSELLLDSSSAAIETALDRIDPAAVIVELPSNPLLQCMDLSTLSRLAHARGIPVIADDTIGSCLNIDPLPYADLIFSSLTKSFAGRGDVLSGALVVSPSSPWEQTFRDQRSRAGCIGLGDADAMALEQGSRDVQARVPQLNRHAQALAAQLSNHPAVARVYYPDQCANFRNLLRPNGGHGCLLSFELKGGSDQAQAVYDRLAVCKGPSLGTPFTLVCPYVLLAHYDELPWAKACGVPSHLLRVSVGLEQPEELWQRFERALAPSSH from the coding sequence GTGAGCCCCCGCGATCTGCTGCGCAATCCCTGCTGGCAAGGCGAGGACCTCGGCCATCCGTTGCCTGACAGCACCCATGCCGTGTCTGTGGCCCTACCGCGCTGGCGCGATGTGATCGCCTACGAAGACAACGATCCGCAGTGCCGGTCGCAATTGCGAGCGTTTTATCCACGCTTTGCGCTCCATCCGTTGGTTGCGGAGGTAGCGCAACAAGCCTTAGCGATGCTCCCTACTGGGATGTGCTCGGCTGGATCGAGTGCTTGGCCCTACCCCAACGCAGCTGCCGCCCAGCTCGCCCAACACCATTGCCAATCTCAAGCACCTGGTGCTTCCACCCAAATCGTGGATCAGCTCGGACTCTCCGTCTTGATTACCAACGCTGACGCAAGCCCCCATGCCAAGGCGTTCTGGCAACACGCTGGTTTAGGGGCCTCGTCTCGACGTGCTGCAATCAGCTTGAACAAGGAAGCAGCACCAGCGGCTGCGAGCGCTGAACAGGCCAAGGCCCTTGTGATCGAGCGACTGGCCGCCATCTATGGATGTGACACCCAGCAGTTGAGCTTGCATCCCTCCGGGATGGCTGCTCTTCATACAGCTCTTCAATCAGTCACGGCGTTGCGCCCCGGACGCCCCACCCTGCAAATCGGCTTTCCTTATGTAGATGTGTTGAAGCTGCCTCAGGTGGTGTTCGCCGGCAGCGAACTGCTGCTCGACAGCAGCAGCGCAGCCATAGAAACCGCTCTTGATCGCATTGATCCAGCAGCCGTGATTGTGGAACTACCCAGCAATCCACTCCTTCAATGCATGGATCTGTCCACCCTCTCCCGCTTGGCTCATGCCCGAGGGATTCCAGTGATTGCAGACGACACGATCGGCTCTTGCTTGAACATCGATCCCCTGCCTTATGCAGACCTGATCTTCAGTTCACTCACGAAAAGTTTTGCCGGTCGTGGTGATGTGTTGTCTGGAGCACTGGTTGTAAGTCCATCCTCCCCATGGGAGCAAACCTTCCGAGATCAGCGTTCAAGAGCAGGATGTATTGGCCTTGGCGATGCCGATGCGATGGCCTTGGAGCAAGGAAGCCGCGATGTCCAAGCACGGGTTCCTCAACTCAATCGCCATGCCCAAGCCCTGGCGGCACAGCTCAGCAACCACCCGGCAGTGGCTCGCGTGTATTACCCAGATCAATGCGCCAATTTCCGCAACCTCTTGCGCCCCAACGGCGGACATGGCTGCCTGCTTTCGTTTGAGCTCAAGGGCGGTAGCGATCAAGCCCAAGCCGTCTACGACCGGTTGGCGGTCTGCAAAGGGCCAAGCCTGGGTACACCCTTCACCTTGGTGTGCCCCTACGTGCTGTTGGCTCACTACGACGAACTGCCATGGGCCAAAGCCTGCGGGGTGCCCTCTCACCTCTTGCGCGTCTCGGTCGGACTCGAACAACCTGAGGAGCTTTGGCAACGGTTTGAGCGCGCCCTCGCTCCGTCAAGCCACTAA
- a CDS encoding PLP-dependent aspartate aminotransferase family protein, whose amino-acid sequence MQRPVPEPATATRAIHHGESFASETGTVMPPIYATSTFEHGNPGGFDYTRSGNPNFRILEGVLASVEACSHATVFGSGVSAITAIASTLSQGDLVLCEENLYGCTVRLFEQVFSKFGVRTEWVDFTHPSAVARIEKQRPAMVWLESPTNPLLKVIDLSAVCSAARSAGVPVVVDNTFATALVQRPLELGATLSLTSTTKYINGHSDALGGVVCTDEPSWHQKMVFAQKALGLMPSPFDCWLITRGIKTLPLRLKQQMANAAAVADHLASHPSVSWVRYPGRDDHPQRAVALRQMNGGGAIVTIGLNASREQAYAVCKALRWFTMAESLGGVESLICHPATMTHAAVSAEIKEALGISDGLIRLSLGCEDITDLLIDLDHALALLP is encoded by the coding sequence TTGCAGCGTCCTGTCCCAGAACCGGCGACAGCCACCCGGGCCATTCACCACGGCGAAAGCTTCGCCAGCGAAACCGGCACGGTGATGCCCCCCATCTATGCCACATCCACGTTTGAGCATGGCAACCCAGGCGGGTTCGATTACACCCGCTCGGGCAACCCCAACTTCCGCATCCTTGAAGGCGTTCTGGCCTCTGTGGAGGCGTGCAGCCACGCCACGGTGTTTGGTTCGGGAGTGAGTGCGATCACCGCAATTGCCTCCACCCTGAGCCAGGGAGATCTGGTGCTCTGCGAAGAGAACCTCTACGGCTGCACCGTGCGCTTATTCGAGCAGGTGTTTTCAAAGTTCGGAGTGCGCACCGAATGGGTTGATTTCACCCATCCCAGTGCTGTGGCCCGCATCGAGAAACAACGGCCGGCGATGGTCTGGTTGGAGAGTCCCACCAATCCACTGCTCAAGGTGATTGACCTCAGTGCGGTCTGCAGCGCTGCCCGCTCCGCCGGCGTACCCGTAGTGGTCGACAACACCTTCGCCACCGCCTTGGTGCAACGTCCTCTGGAGCTCGGCGCCACCCTCTCACTCACTAGCACCACGAAATACATCAACGGACATTCCGACGCCCTCGGTGGTGTGGTTTGCACTGATGAGCCCAGCTGGCATCAAAAGATGGTGTTTGCCCAAAAAGCATTGGGGCTGATGCCCTCCCCCTTCGACTGTTGGCTGATCACCCGGGGCATCAAAACGCTGCCCCTGCGCCTCAAACAACAGATGGCGAATGCCGCTGCAGTGGCGGATCATTTGGCATCCCATCCCTCCGTGTCGTGGGTGCGCTACCCCGGACGGGACGATCATCCGCAGAGGGCTGTGGCCTTGCGCCAAATGAACGGAGGCGGAGCGATCGTGACGATTGGATTAAATGCAAGCCGTGAACAGGCCTATGCCGTATGCAAAGCCCTGCGTTGGTTCACGATGGCCGAAAGCCTTGGCGGAGTTGAGAGCTTGATCTGCCATCCAGCCACCATGACTCACGCCGCCGTTTCTGCGGAGATCAAAGAGGCCCTAGGAATCAGCGATGGATTGATCCGTCTCTCCCTTGGCTGTGAAGACATCACGGACCTCTTGATCGATCTCGATCACGCGCTCGCCCTGCTTCCGTGA
- a CDS encoding ABC transporter ATP-binding protein/permease produces the protein MDSRRRVAWLYVLVIFWFLLVVSALSVLITYFFRDLTNSFVARDVDGSRRGLIQIFVLLCVFIPAIYAYSFTKGAFANFWREAMTLRFFGGYLGGRFFYQISSTGVVDGVPIDNPDQRIAQDIDKFTEQSSELFFELVDSCVSAASFAVVLITIDARILLYVVIYAVFTTGLIAFVGKKLVRLNYVQLRLNADFRYSLTRVRDNAESIAFYSGERSEWARGIDTLFGAIRNQYRVIRVSSVVKSISIAFRNFTYLAPYLLLWSIYFKGEIEFGVFTQVSMAFGAVTRAFSFVVDNFNDIANLLSNGQRLTEIGHGFDLSAGDLETGPSLSASHSAPEAKLLAPGVMIHVESATLKIPSGERTLVRNLSIDLAQESRLLVVGPSGCGKTSLLRMFSGLWSSSSGVVASRGFREGVIFVPQKPYVFSGSLREQLLYPDVELDLNQERMYSLLDSVSLTSVHQTLESSEAFIDWPRVLSVGEQQRIAFARVLLAKAKFVLLDESTSALDIPTEKAVYQLLRDAGAGYVSVGHRSSLLPFHDSVLELDREGGWTLFDAHDYAFPQA, from the coding sequence ATGGACTCGCGTCGGCGTGTGGCTTGGTTGTATGTACTAGTTATTTTTTGGTTTTTATTAGTAGTAAGCGCACTCTCAGTTCTTATAACTTACTTTTTTAGGGATCTGACCAATTCATTCGTAGCGAGAGATGTTGACGGCTCTCGTAGGGGATTGATTCAGATTTTTGTTTTGTTGTGTGTTTTTATTCCAGCTATTTATGCTTATAGTTTTACTAAAGGTGCATTCGCTAATTTTTGGCGTGAAGCGATGACTCTACGTTTCTTTGGTGGTTATCTAGGTGGGAGGTTCTTTTATCAGATTAGCTCTACTGGTGTAGTTGATGGTGTTCCGATTGATAACCCTGATCAGAGAATTGCTCAGGATATTGATAAATTTACGGAGCAAAGCTCTGAGTTGTTTTTTGAGCTTGTTGACTCTTGCGTTTCGGCGGCAAGTTTCGCTGTTGTTTTGATTACTATTGATGCGCGGATTCTTCTTTATGTGGTTATATATGCGGTCTTCACGACTGGCCTTATCGCTTTTGTAGGCAAGAAATTAGTTCGACTGAATTATGTTCAACTGCGGCTAAATGCTGATTTCCGTTATTCCTTGACGCGTGTTCGAGATAATGCTGAGTCGATTGCTTTCTATAGTGGCGAAAGAAGCGAGTGGGCGCGTGGTATTGATACATTATTCGGTGCAATTAGAAATCAATACCGTGTAATTCGAGTCAGTTCTGTGGTGAAGTCTATTTCTATCGCTTTCAGGAATTTTACCTATCTGGCTCCTTATCTTTTGCTTTGGTCGATTTACTTCAAGGGCGAAATTGAGTTTGGTGTTTTCACTCAAGTATCAATGGCATTCGGGGCTGTAACGCGAGCTTTTAGCTTTGTTGTAGATAATTTCAATGATATCGCTAACTTGCTTTCCAATGGTCAACGCCTCACGGAAATTGGTCATGGTTTCGATCTGAGCGCAGGTGATCTCGAGACTGGCCCGTCATTGTCTGCATCGCATTCAGCTCCCGAAGCCAAATTGCTAGCTCCTGGGGTGATGATTCATGTGGAGTCTGCAACTCTGAAGATTCCATCCGGGGAGCGCACGTTGGTGCGCAACCTCAGCATCGATCTTGCTCAAGAGAGTCGTCTTCTTGTTGTGGGGCCATCGGGATGTGGAAAAACCTCGTTGCTTCGGATGTTCAGCGGCCTTTGGTCGTCCTCCTCTGGAGTGGTGGCATCACGGGGATTTCGGGAGGGGGTGATCTTTGTTCCGCAGAAGCCCTATGTGTTTTCAGGCTCCTTGCGCGAACAGCTGCTCTATCCAGATGTTGAGTTGGATCTCAACCAGGAGCGGATGTACTCACTGCTCGACTCGGTCTCCCTCACCTCCGTCCACCAGACCCTTGAGTCATCGGAAGCCTTCATTGATTGGCCAAGGGTGCTCTCTGTGGGAGAGCAGCAGAGAATTGCCTTTGCGAGGGTTTTGCTGGCTAAGGCGAAGTTTGTGCTTCTCGATGAATCCACGAGCGCGTTAGACATTCCAACGGAAAAAGCGGTGTATCAGCTCCTCCGTGATGCTGGCGCTGGATATGTGAGTGTGGGGCACCGATCATCTTTGCTGCCCTTCCACGACTCTGTGCTGGAGCTGGATCGTGAAGGTGGTTGGACGTTGTTTGACGCCCATGACTATGCCTTCCCGCAGGCTTGA
- the rpsD gene encoding 30S ribosomal protein S4, protein MSRYRGPRLRITRRLGDLPGLTRKAAKRSYPPGQHGQARRKRSEYAIRLEEKQKLRFNYGVSERQLVRYVKKARAQEGSTGTNLLKLLENRLDNVCFRIGFGPTVPGARQLVNHGHVTVNGRVTDIASYQCKSGDVIAIRERKCSKLLAEANLQFPGLANVPPHLELDKPKLSAKVIGRAEREWVALEINELLVVEYYSRKV, encoded by the coding sequence ATGTCCAGATACCGCGGCCCTCGCCTGAGGATCACGCGGCGCTTGGGAGACCTACCCGGTCTCACCCGGAAGGCCGCAAAACGGTCCTATCCACCCGGTCAGCACGGCCAAGCCCGTCGCAAGCGCTCCGAATACGCAATCCGCTTAGAAGAAAAGCAAAAGCTTCGCTTCAATTACGGCGTCTCTGAACGTCAACTTGTGCGCTACGTGAAGAAAGCGCGCGCTCAGGAAGGTTCAACTGGAACCAACCTGCTCAAACTGCTCGAGAATCGTCTCGACAATGTTTGTTTCCGCATTGGATTTGGCCCAACCGTTCCAGGTGCACGTCAGTTGGTGAATCACGGTCACGTCACCGTGAACGGACGGGTCACCGACATCGCCAGTTATCAGTGCAAATCTGGTGATGTGATCGCCATTCGCGAACGCAAATGCAGCAAATTGCTTGCCGAAGCGAATCTGCAATTCCCAGGTCTGGCCAATGTGCCTCCCCACCTTGAGCTCGACAAACCCAAGCTCAGCGCCAAAGTGATTGGCCGCGCTGAACGCGAGTGGGTCGCCCTTGAGATCAACGAACTGCTGGTGGTGGAGTACTACTCCAGAAAGGTCTGA
- the yidD gene encoding membrane protein insertion efficiency factor YidD, giving the protein MHESTILSAGSTNSFNRFISALLLALINFYRRWISPMIGPRCRFIPTCSAYGLEAIERHGPWRGGWLTLRRLLRCHPFTPCGCDPVPD; this is encoded by the coding sequence ATGCACGAATCAACCATCTTATCTGCCGGCAGCACAAATTCATTTAATCGGTTCATCAGCGCGTTGTTGCTTGCGCTGATCAACTTTTATCGCCGTTGGATTTCCCCCATGATCGGCCCTCGCTGTCGGTTCATTCCTACTTGCAGTGCCTACGGCCTCGAGGCAATTGAGCGCCATGGACCTTGGCGTGGCGGCTGGTTAACCCTGCGCCGCTTGCTGCGCTGCCATCCCTTCACCCCCTGCGGCTGTGACCCTGTTCCCGACTGA